A region from the Vibrio fortis genome encodes:
- a CDS encoding flavin reductase family protein, translating to MRELTFSHKDIQTMEKRFRTRLVNSISGFKSVNLIGTRDQQGQENLAIVSSVVHLGSHPPLLGFIVRPCKTPRHTLQNIIETKAFTVNSVNDKIFQQSHQTSARYPKSASEFKEVGLTPYYDGNCPAPFVLESRLKIALTLTERIDIKSNDTVMLVGEVNTIHVPRMAIMHDGFLDLDALGTVTVSGLDSYHRTQRINRLSYAKPDKKVFPLTTDGEPSSWAAVNPVPE from the coding sequence ATGAGAGAGCTAACTTTTTCACACAAAGATATTCAAACCATGGAGAAGCGTTTTCGTACTCGATTGGTCAACTCGATATCGGGATTTAAAAGCGTGAATCTTATAGGGACTAGAGACCAACAAGGGCAAGAGAACCTCGCAATAGTGAGTTCTGTCGTCCACTTAGGCTCACACCCTCCCCTCTTGGGCTTTATTGTGCGTCCGTGTAAAACGCCAAGACACACGCTTCAAAACATCATTGAAACCAAGGCGTTCACAGTCAACAGCGTCAACGATAAGATTTTCCAACAATCACATCAGACATCGGCTCGATATCCTAAATCGGCGTCTGAGTTTAAAGAAGTAGGCCTCACACCATATTATGACGGTAATTGCCCAGCTCCATTCGTTTTAGAAAGCCGATTAAAAATCGCGTTAACTCTGACTGAACGTATCGACATAAAAAGCAATGACACGGTTATGCTGGTTGGGGAAGTAAACACCATTCATGTTCCACGAATGGCGATTATGCATGATGGCTTTCTCGACCTTGATGCGTTGGGTACTGTCACAGTTTCTGGACTAGATAGTTACCATAGGACGCAACGTATTAACCGTTTAAGCTACGCAAAACCAGATAAAAAGGTGTTCCCATTAACGACCGATGGAGAGCCGTCATCATGGGCGGCGGTCAACCCCGTTCCGGAATAG
- a CDS encoding NUDIX hydrolase: MTKRIQNREVKVCPIVLRKSGSTLELLVFEHPLADVQLIKGTLELTDSSVESAALRELEEESGISKVSSTKYLRSWESGFQNQLWHFVLCEVSESLPNNWTFYTQDDGGHEFNFFWHKLGGYLEFDCHKMFCKAIKQVENIFI; this comes from the coding sequence GTGACTAAAAGGATTCAAAATAGAGAAGTTAAAGTGTGCCCAATAGTACTGCGCAAATCAGGCTCTACTTTAGAGTTGTTAGTATTCGAACATCCTTTGGCCGATGTGCAGTTAATAAAAGGTACGTTAGAACTGACAGACAGTTCAGTAGAAAGCGCAGCGCTTAGAGAGCTTGAAGAAGAGTCAGGTATATCCAAAGTTTCCAGTACTAAATACCTCAGAAGTTGGGAAAGTGGTTTCCAAAATCAACTTTGGCACTTTGTCCTGTGCGAAGTTTCGGAAAGTTTGCCAAACAACTGGACCTTCTACACACAAGATGATGGCGGCCACGAGTTCAATTTTTTCTGGCATAAACTCGGAGGTTATCTGGAATTTGATTGTCACAAGATGTTTTGTAAAGCCATTAAACAAGTCGAAAATATATTTATATAA
- a CDS encoding cryptochrome/deoxyribodipyrimidine photo-lyase family protein: protein MESINILWFKRDLRLTDHAPLSNALSSEHPTILLYIFEPSLLNNPHYSERHWRFVWQSLDCMNETLAHHGHQISVMQGEALECFQEIQSKYRIDTVYSHQEIGLNCTFERDRLLKGWFDTQGIAWQESQQGAVLRGLTNREDWDKNWSLIMRSPKLEPQMNSEHLHTLDSKQINHSFSPLPSWTSLSSGMQTGGSKLAWLTLHDFFNRRGKDYYRSISSPIRSRNACTRLSPYLAWGNISLREVYQELLKHWHVPGFRRSLIALSSRLHWHCHFIQKFESECEMEFRCTNTAHEALLSQSCDTDQKHLMAWKAGNTGFPLVDACMRCLHYTGYINFRMRAMLVSFLTHHMNMDWREGVTHLAQLFLDFEPGIHYAQFQMQAGVTGINTIRIYNPIKQAQEHDSEGEFVKKWVPELQQVPVPLIFEPWKMTQMEAAMYQLEQHSPYLAPIFDINERAREARERLWSWKKRPDVKSEGARVLAKHVRQTNKRATS from the coding sequence ATGGAATCAATCAACATCTTATGGTTCAAACGCGACCTTCGGCTCACTGACCACGCCCCTTTATCCAACGCACTGTCCTCAGAACATCCTACAATTTTGCTCTACATATTTGAGCCTTCATTGCTGAACAACCCACACTATTCAGAGAGGCATTGGCGCTTTGTGTGGCAGTCTCTTGATTGTATGAACGAAACATTAGCTCATCACGGACATCAGATCTCTGTAATGCAGGGAGAAGCGTTAGAGTGCTTCCAAGAGATACAATCTAAGTACCGAATTGATACTGTTTATTCCCATCAAGAGATCGGCTTGAATTGCACCTTCGAGCGCGATCGCTTGCTCAAGGGATGGTTCGATACCCAAGGTATCGCTTGGCAAGAGTCTCAGCAGGGCGCTGTTTTACGTGGATTAACGAACCGAGAAGATTGGGATAAGAACTGGTCTTTAATCATGCGTTCCCCAAAACTCGAGCCTCAAATGAATAGTGAACACTTACATACTCTAGATTCCAAGCAGATTAACCATTCGTTCAGTCCACTCCCGTCATGGACGAGTTTAAGTTCAGGCATGCAAACAGGCGGAAGTAAGCTTGCATGGCTAACACTTCACGACTTCTTTAACCGTAGAGGTAAAGACTACTATCGCAGTATCTCTAGCCCAATCAGATCGAGAAATGCCTGTACCCGCTTGTCACCCTATCTTGCATGGGGAAATATATCGCTTCGCGAAGTCTACCAAGAGCTACTCAAACATTGGCACGTACCCGGCTTTCGTCGCAGCTTAATTGCCCTATCATCTCGGCTCCACTGGCATTGTCACTTCATCCAAAAGTTCGAATCTGAATGTGAGATGGAGTTTCGCTGCACCAATACGGCCCATGAAGCGTTGCTCTCACAATCTTGTGATACAGACCAAAAACACCTCATGGCTTGGAAAGCCGGTAATACAGGCTTTCCATTAGTCGATGCTTGCATGCGCTGCTTACATTACACCGGTTACATCAATTTCCGCATGAGAGCTATGTTGGTTAGTTTCCTTACCCACCACATGAACATGGATTGGCGCGAAGGAGTGACTCACCTAGCTCAACTCTTTCTCGACTTTGAGCCTGGTATTCACTATGCCCAGTTCCAGATGCAAGCGGGCGTGACGGGCATTAATACCATCCGTATATACAACCCTATCAAGCAGGCACAAGAACATGACTCAGAGGGTGAGTTTGTCAAAAAGTGGGTACCTGAATTACAACAAGTGCCTGTGCCACTGATATTTGAACCGTGGAAGATGACACAGATGGAAGCCGCGATGTATCAGTTAGAACAACACTCGCCATATCTCGCCCCAATTTTCGACATTAACGAGAGAGCGCGCGAGGCGAGAGAACGACTGTGGTCTTGGAAGAAACGACCTGATGTTAAGAGCGAAGGAGCGCGAGTTCTAGCAAAGCATGTGCGTCAAACCAATAAACGTGCAACAAGTTGA
- a CDS encoding AraC family transcriptional regulator, translated as MKQNLKDWVANRLTTDGMIESRINGVHLFKVTNAVPCAPAIYDPALIVILNGKKEAILEGDRYVYDSKQYMCCVASLPVEAGTPEASVDDPLIGVYVSLDTKVMKELTIEMEETKGCESGFQSSINPQSLMLSDWDEEFTDALYRLVTISDNVTDSVVLGEGRLRELYYAVLKGDCGPSVRKAFSVGNGIARAIEHLSMNLEKNVSIDELASLVGMSRAVLHRKFKQATNMSPIQFMKSMRLNSAAMKIAKGTNVSEAAMEVGYVSSSQFSREFKRLYGQSPKQWVQAKGLVNNIA; from the coding sequence ATGAAGCAAAATCTAAAAGATTGGGTTGCCAATCGACTGACAACAGATGGCATGATTGAAAGCAGAATTAATGGGGTGCATTTATTCAAAGTAACGAACGCAGTACCTTGTGCACCGGCGATTTATGACCCAGCTTTGATTGTTATATTGAATGGAAAAAAGGAAGCGATACTAGAAGGTGACCGATATGTTTACGACAGCAAACAGTACATGTGTTGCGTCGCTTCACTTCCGGTAGAAGCCGGTACGCCAGAAGCATCAGTAGATGATCCCTTAATCGGAGTTTATGTCTCTCTTGATACCAAGGTTATGAAAGAACTGACTATTGAAATGGAAGAGACAAAAGGGTGTGAATCTGGTTTTCAATCATCTATTAACCCACAGAGCCTAATGCTTTCAGACTGGGATGAAGAATTTACGGATGCATTATATCGCCTTGTAACCATAAGTGACAATGTCACTGATTCTGTGGTGTTAGGGGAAGGTCGCTTACGAGAGCTTTATTATGCGGTGTTAAAAGGAGACTGTGGCCCTTCAGTGAGGAAAGCGTTCAGTGTAGGTAATGGTATCGCGCGAGCTATTGAGCACTTATCGATGAACCTGGAGAAAAACGTTTCGATTGATGAACTGGCATCGTTAGTTGGGATGAGTAGGGCAGTGTTGCATCGTAAGTTTAAGCAGGCAACAAACATGTCTCCCATTCAGTTCATGAAATCGATGCGCCTCAATAGTGCTGCAATGAAAATTGCGAAGGGCACAAATGTCAGCGAGGCTGCTATGGAAGTAGGTTACGTGAGTTCATCTCAGTTTAGCCGAGAGTTCAAACGTCTATATGGGCAATCACCGAAGCAGTGGGTTCAAGCAAAAGGGTTGGTCAATAATATTGCATGA
- a CDS encoding GNAT family N-acetyltransferase — MKLVCKTERLVIRQLTLKDAGFVIRLYNDESFIRNIADKNIRTIEDAENYLTNGPLASYETYGFGLNLVSLRKSGTLVGICGVLKRPELDSPDLGYAFLPEYCNQGYATEASIGVLQHAVKALSLDTVLAVTFPSNKGSNRVLTKVGFELKGTIELYGLTNNLYEYCT; from the coding sequence ATGAAGTTAGTATGTAAAACAGAAAGATTGGTTATTCGCCAGCTTACGCTCAAAGACGCGGGTTTTGTCATCCGTTTATACAATGATGAATCTTTTATCCGCAATATTGCCGATAAAAACATACGCACCATAGAAGACGCTGAAAATTACCTTACCAATGGTCCTTTGGCGAGTTATGAAACATACGGTTTTGGCCTGAACCTAGTCTCGCTGCGCAAATCGGGGACACTTGTCGGAATCTGTGGTGTATTGAAACGCCCCGAGTTGGACAGTCCGGACCTTGGTTATGCATTTCTACCGGAATATTGTAATCAAGGGTATGCGACAGAGGCTTCTATTGGGGTACTTCAACATGCCGTTAAAGCTCTATCGTTGGATACTGTGCTAGCTGTTACCTTCCCCAGTAACAAAGGTTCAAACCGAGTACTAACGAAAGTAGGTTTTGAACTAAAGGGCACCATCGAATTGTATGGTTTAACGAACAACTTATATGAATACTGTACTTGA
- a CDS encoding DUF6678 family protein, with protein sequence MPARLDEYLDKVIKNRFSISLMSNAKWRKVFTVLDVPELMLNQCYWKFVDNDYEFLGWFTKSDELMEKYVGDYGSGPFAYKRIEWLEIPKVGKPSGYENVPFKHWQQDIDEALSILNSVGHFDTEITDRGLRIYGFRE encoded by the coding sequence ATGCCAGCTAGATTGGATGAATACCTAGATAAGGTTATTAAAAATCGATTTTCAATATCACTTATGTCAAATGCTAAATGGCGTAAAGTGTTTACGGTATTGGATGTGCCAGAACTGATGTTGAACCAGTGTTACTGGAAGTTTGTTGATAACGATTATGAGTTTCTAGGCTGGTTTACCAAATCAGATGAGTTAATGGAAAAGTATGTAGGTGACTATGGCTCAGGCCCTTTCGCCTACAAACGAATTGAGTGGTTAGAAATCCCCAAAGTAGGCAAACCTAGTGGGTATGAAAATGTGCCCTTTAAACATTGGCAACAAGATATAGATGAAGCATTGAGTATCTTAAACTCGGTTGGGCATTTCGATACTGAGATTACAGATAGAGGGTTGCGCATCTACGGCTTCAGAGAGTAA
- a CDS encoding SDR family oxidoreductase: MTTKQFGNKGWTPDQIGSLSGKTYVITGANSGTGFQASHVLLSKGAQVIMMNRNRDKSLQAIADLKASLGQNINVSFIRMDLASLTSVRTAASELLEKTAKIDALICNGAIAQVAKQEFTSDGYESQLGVNHYGHFLLCGLLYQRLEESNGRIVVVGSTAYKMGKKRIQFEDIDFNDRYTAWDSYAQSKLAQVMFAYELQRRLQRASKPVQVHVCHPGASRTNLLKDTASTFNKVLWAVMSRVIAQSAEKGAWPQLLCATQDGLTTETLYGPTKRADTVGPVDVNDLDRIALDEEMAARLWTLSEKATSFTWDLSSPSVTTH; encoded by the coding sequence ATGACAACAAAGCAATTCGGTAACAAAGGTTGGACACCCGATCAGATTGGTTCTCTTTCAGGAAAAACCTATGTGATTACTGGAGCAAACAGTGGAACTGGTTTTCAAGCGTCACATGTACTCCTATCAAAAGGCGCTCAAGTCATAATGATGAACCGAAATAGAGATAAGTCACTACAAGCCATTGCTGATCTTAAAGCTAGCTTGGGCCAAAATATCAACGTCAGCTTTATACGGATGGACCTTGCTAGCTTAACTTCAGTCAGAACAGCCGCATCGGAACTGCTTGAAAAAACGGCGAAAATTGATGCACTTATCTGTAATGGCGCCATAGCTCAAGTCGCAAAGCAAGAGTTCACTAGTGATGGATACGAAAGCCAACTAGGCGTTAACCATTACGGTCATTTCTTACTGTGCGGATTGCTATATCAACGTTTAGAAGAAAGTAACGGGCGAATCGTCGTTGTTGGGAGTACCGCATATAAAATGGGTAAGAAACGCATTCAATTTGAAGACATTGACTTCAACGATAGATACACAGCATGGGACTCGTACGCTCAAAGCAAGCTCGCTCAAGTAATGTTTGCTTACGAGCTACAGCGCCGTCTTCAACGTGCGAGCAAACCGGTACAAGTTCATGTATGTCATCCCGGAGCCTCCAGAACCAACTTATTAAAGGACACTGCGAGTACATTCAACAAAGTGTTATGGGCCGTCATGTCGAGAGTTATAGCTCAATCAGCTGAGAAAGGCGCGTGGCCCCAGTTACTATGTGCGACACAAGATGGATTAACGACAGAAACTTTATATGGCCCAACTAAACGCGCTGACACAGTTGGCCCAGTAGACGTGAATGACCTTGATAGAATTGCACTGGATGAAGAGATGGCAGCAAGACTCTGGACACTTTCAGAGAAAGCGACATCTTTCACTTGGGATCTGAGTTCTCCTAGTGTCACCACACATTAG
- a CDS encoding fibrobacter succinogenes major paralogous domain-containing protein, protein MKKRILCIGVCMAVTAASSANDINKELYDLEETVTDKEGNTYRTVTIGDQVWLAENLRSTKFQDGSDIRSAVIPEDAPENLLKYGRLYDWHDVSDPRNICPIGWRVASDKDWMALEKAIGMPNEELGVEGWRGGENNLGLQLKESQVDGPFKKIDKSQLNKQRFFARPAGVKWNGWYITQGAYSEFWTGSSATEKKAYIRTLAYSWWNAHKGEIRRATSSKDYMFSVRCVKI, encoded by the coding sequence ATGAAAAAGCGTATTTTATGTATAGGAGTTTGTATGGCTGTGACTGCTGCATCATCTGCGAATGACATTAATAAAGAACTGTATGACTTGGAAGAAACAGTTACAGACAAAGAAGGAAATACTTATCGCACTGTTACTATCGGTGACCAGGTATGGCTAGCGGAAAACTTACGGAGCACCAAATTTCAAGACGGCTCTGATATTAGGTCAGCGGTTATTCCAGAAGACGCCCCAGAAAACTTATTGAAGTACGGCAGGTTATATGACTGGCATGATGTCTCCGATCCTAGAAATATTTGCCCAATAGGGTGGAGAGTTGCCAGCGATAAAGATTGGATGGCACTAGAAAAAGCGATTGGTATGCCAAATGAAGAACTTGGTGTAGAGGGCTGGCGAGGCGGGGAGAACAATCTAGGACTTCAGCTGAAAGAGTCCCAAGTTGATGGGCCATTTAAAAAAATTGATAAATCACAGCTCAACAAGCAGCGGTTTTTTGCTCGACCTGCCGGAGTAAAGTGGAATGGTTGGTACATCACACAAGGTGCGTACAGTGAGTTCTGGACTGGAAGTAGTGCGACGGAAAAGAAAGCGTATATTCGCACCTTGGCGTACTCGTGGTGGAATGCACACAAAGGCGAAATAAGACGTGCCACGAGTTCCAAGGACTACATGTTTTCTGTACGGTGCGTGAAGATTTAG
- a CDS encoding metal-dependent hydrolase codes for MDPLTQGMLGAALALSVSKRKNLRAVAILGGISGMAPDLDVLIRSSHDPLLFLEYHRQFTHSLLFIPFGSLFCALVLYNIFAQRNALTLLQTWFYCALGYSTHGVLDACTSYGTQLLWPISNERISLNVISVIDPMFTLPLMVLVIGAFWRFKPKLARIAMSWALVYLTIGAVQKQRAETIGWEIALKRQHTPVMLEVKPTLANMLLWKVVYEFDNSYFVDAVRVGVHVKTYPGESAAKLDVVTDLPWVAEESQQMADIDRFSRFSSGFLALDLYDQQRIIDVRYSMVPNKIDALWSIELSPDANFSDHVKYVVDREAPPESRDAFISMLLGRD; via the coding sequence ATGGACCCATTGACGCAAGGGATGCTGGGTGCAGCATTGGCATTGTCAGTAAGCAAAAGAAAGAACTTAAGGGCAGTGGCAATACTAGGCGGGATATCTGGTATGGCACCTGACCTAGATGTACTGATCAGATCGAGCCACGACCCTCTGTTATTCTTGGAGTATCACCGACAGTTTACTCACTCTTTGTTGTTCATACCTTTCGGTAGCCTCTTCTGCGCTCTGGTTCTGTATAACATTTTTGCTCAAAGAAACGCTCTAACTCTCCTTCAAACATGGTTCTACTGTGCATTGGGTTACAGCACTCATGGTGTACTGGACGCTTGCACCAGTTATGGGACGCAGTTGCTCTGGCCAATATCCAATGAGCGTATTTCCTTAAACGTTATTTCTGTTATCGACCCTATGTTTACGCTTCCTTTGATGGTGCTGGTTATTGGTGCCTTTTGGAGGTTTAAGCCCAAGCTCGCTCGCATTGCTATGAGTTGGGCGCTTGTTTATCTGACCATCGGTGCGGTTCAAAAACAGAGAGCGGAAACCATTGGGTGGGAGATAGCACTTAAACGGCAACATACACCGGTAATGTTGGAAGTAAAACCAACCTTAGCGAATATGCTTCTTTGGAAAGTGGTTTATGAATTCGATAACTCTTACTTTGTTGATGCAGTCAGGGTTGGAGTTCATGTCAAAACTTATCCTGGCGAATCTGCTGCTAAGCTTGACGTTGTTACTGATTTGCCGTGGGTAGCCGAAGAAAGTCAGCAGATGGCAGACATTGACCGATTTTCTCGGTTCTCTAGTGGCTTTCTTGCGTTAGACCTATACGACCAGCAACGGATTATCGATGTGCGATATTCTATGGTGCCGAATAAAATCGATGCACTCTGGAGTATTGAGTTATCTCCAGATGCCAATTTCAGTGACCATGTTAAATACGTGGTAGACAGGGAAGCACCACCTGAGTCGAGAGACGCCTTTATCAGCATGCTCTTGGGACGAGATTAG